The Nicotiana tabacum cultivar K326 chromosome 1, ASM71507v2, whole genome shotgun sequence genome segment ttcgtaacctgggtatttgttctagactgtgtacccgagcggacaactcgagtcgaggagggggctacgtaccgaggacccgcgagatcgtccagctttgtaacttgtccgacctctttcttatttcaggtattgacactaacagaatagggagtctcgaccagcgagcttctccccggaggtaagaagagaagggtttcggcacagtttatatacagttcagataatatcaaagcggtaaaagacaacttttagcacgttatgcaaaaacatgtaataaagatcagataataaagccaagtataacaattattctaagctcgaattcttgaaccctgaaccagtggttctgggttacacgtccccagcggagtcgccagagctgtcacacctcctttttgcgcgcccgcccccggAGGGttaatgcgcgaggggagtttttccaatttaagtgacaatattcgatatgagattatttatttaattcagagtcgccacttgggaaaggtttggcttttggtgtcccaagtcaccggtttatcttgaatcccgaatcgaggaaatttttgacttttccaaatgaagtctgcgaaccagaaattctaagtaaggaattctgttgacccgagggaaggtgttaggcaccctcgaatcccgtggttctagcacggtcgtttaaattgttataatggctaaatatctgatttaaatacatgttgtgaattatgtgcttttattaagtttaaaccgcttttattattatcatttattttatagaattgcaacgtcgtgaaaatgcatctcgaaccacgtcacaatcaatgcacccgtagttgttaacacatttttgacttcgttgagatttggatttgggtcacatcaatgtgcacccgaatttaagaatatgatttaattaaaccgcgcctaaagagcctaacgcgttattattttttgagaaggccatgagattcactaaacggcctagcctgaattctaaatatttattatgattatttatcgagggccccgcgatcttgcatttttatttggcgaggctcgtctctattttagaaaggatatcctaaagtggctacatttctaatacatttgtccctaaaactagaagaagaggtacatgctaatttaattatatgctttggcctgatCCGGATTCTTATGATTAATTATCTACAAAGTTAAGAAAACATTATACTTTAAtggaaaaatgctttaatttgacaaggaATCGCATACGAGCTAACGAAATataacacttaatccgaacatttcttgagttgaacttaactaaacttattgagactagattaaaggatttagctactagaTATTGTTACTAATGGGACTTTGAATGTGACCCTATGTACTGCCTAACGGAACGCGAAAAAAAAAGACTAAAATGAAACAGAAACAGCAATGTATAAGGTCGGAGTATACATACCCCGTACTAACAAACAACTACCGAACTAAAATACAAAGGGCTAAACTCAGTCGAGTATTAGCACATACTTTCAAACTATtgaattataaactaatcaattttttTACAGACCCGTTAATGTACCATGAATATcacaacaaatacttgaacttcttcaacctttttcatttcatgctttcgaactgtttcagttacatcaattatgggactcgaaatgtgtacctggaatgctgaaatgcaaagaagaagaggagaataacagggaagatcagcagcagcaagaaacaggACTAGCAGTAACAGCAggacagaatagcagcagcaacaactcaCAACACAATTGGAGTGGGATCAACACCCCAACTAGACCAAATTCTCGAGTAGAAACCAACAAAACAACCAACAGACTCAGTTGGATTTAGAGGGAATCAGTGTTGGACAAACAGATCAAGACCAGTGAAATCAAGACAGAAAATaagaatgcaatttctagttttgtctgtctgtGTTATCAAACAGAGTTCTTTTCTAGTTTTTCTGTTTGTGTGTGTATATCTATCTCCCAGAACTTCAGCTCTCCTTCTTAATTCCCTCCCagttttctcttccttttcttaACAATTTCTTCTCCTCTCCCTATGTGTGTCTCTCTCTGTATGTTCTGTATGTATTAACCTGTATCTATTTTcagctctctctttttctcttatatcctcacagtgtgtgtattTCTCTCCTCTAATCTTTTTTGTTCCCCTTTATCTCTGTATGTCTTACCCTCTTTATAGTTCAAATTCCAAACTTTTACAGCCTGTTAGGCAATCAGATACCTCCCATGTGCTCCCCTCTTTTCAGATTCCACTCAGCTattttaagtattaacccccatcaacattccctggcaggcTCATTCTTTAAAAGGTTTAACACTTCTTAAACTAAAACAAAGTATGGGCatcagaatatatctgacagcatatgttgtcaaaccatttttaaatcaGAAAGTCCTTTTATGCAGgaaccaggctgtgcacaatgcacatgctgtgcacaagtgcacatgccatcaattcacatttcaattacagaccaagccttaggtttttgaaatcatattaacaactataagtaactgaacttggttcttaattgattcaggcaacgttcaacagaagcaaatcgatttatttttgttcagacagttgaaactaattgacgacacatgtcgactcgactatattagttataacacatacaatcgacaccaaaatcagacattcaaaagtataggacacatgattcgaattgtactaACTAAACAGAATTGTGCTTcaaggaatcagttaatcagtacaaATTGAAGCTCaataattgcacaacaaatacatacatacacactatcagaacaagtagaagaggatactcaatcaaacaacaaaggttcaggcaaagtggtcagGGCATAGTTGCTAAAATTCGGGGACACAACCattacacaacaacaataacagcctTTCAAACAAACATGGACTAacagaacaaagaaaagagaatagAACTcacctcaaatcccgaaaaatcaaaaacttaactcggactcggtcaggcctttcttaaggctgaacggactttaatcgaagtgtttctcagatgagaaacacttcgattaaggtccattagaccttaatttctttggctcgaacgggtatgaaccagtgacgaggaaccttaTGGTttcaaaaatcagatctgggattcatgcttccctggtcagattcggaccaaaccaagcatggtttggtcacgaggggggtctggggagtgtctggtgtgaagctggggttaaacggtgtagatcgagttttgactcgaatcttcaaatgaagattcgagaaggtgggatgggattcgagttaagtagttaacagatccatgtttaggatggcaaggggattctagggtgttacggtgaaggtcaccggcgttcatgccgccggttttcatggtgaaggatacaggggcggctctagggtttgatggggatgagggtgaagacggaagctggggtatcggatagggggggcagggtaaggttacaggcttatatagttagtgggtgggttgatctcatcCGTCGGATCAACtgaaatcaatggcttggatctagaggcttaggggaaacggtgtcgtttcaactaaagggggtttgggttggtccgggtagAACGAGTCGGTTtttgttcgtgggtatgggaaatgtgatcttggctgttgatcaatctgagatcaacggcccagatcaggctggattaaaacggcgtcgtttggacaccctgggtatcagctggactggaccgggcaggcctggtttgggcattgtttgtttgggccaattttaataaattggcccaatccggaagaagaagattatttctttttttttattttaaaaacaaaactaagcaaaaaatcaaattaaaaattaaatacacactcaatacaattatttgcacacacactaaaatattttaaaacaggtaaagtcaaacaaatcaaaatcacggacgaagatgcctatttatgattttctatttaacgaccggattacggttcgaattacgcatgacacacacattttttgtattttgttttaaataaataaataaataaataaaaataaaaacgggcaaaagtcacaaataaatcaacaaagtgccgtacagaaatccaaaaattgtacagtaggaccaatttttattcttttggagcgattgtcgcgcaaaaacaaaaatcacgtgctcacaccattCATATTGAACTTTCttcaaataacaaaagaaaaaataacggACATAATTTTTTTGTTAGTGAATCACTAATATCTCATTATGATCTTAAAACGAAATAAAACCAAAGTAAAAGAGAGGACCTTACCTTAAACTGATCAACAACGTTGTCTACCAAGCTACGTTCTCTGGAGAAAGACTGCATAAAGAAAACATCAAGACTGACTGGGAAAAGAAAAGAGTCGTAGTTAGGATTTTACCGAGGAAGGGTATTTTGGggtttataaaataatttaagggATAGTAAAGTAATTTTTTGGTCAAACGAAAAAAGCTGTTGAGCTAAAAAATAataagttgggggagaccaacttatgacttttagCTTGTTTTGGCTTAAAAGCACCCTAACTTAAAAGCACTTAGATGTTAAGCAAAACACCAAATTAAGCCAAAAAATGCCACCCAAGCACCCTCTTATTTTCCTCCTTTGGTTAATGAGTAGAAAATCTTTGCCGGAAATttttttctagtgtttggttagagagtagaaaatattttttgagaaaaatattttttatgctactctcctcactccctccccctccccccaccccaAGTCCCTATGTTTCCTtgctcccccctccccccaaatagCCAACATTTTTAGGACTCTATTTTCTTCGAGAATTTAATAGgtcttctaaaaattcacacaaacccaaaagaactaatgtgttgctttactcttttacgcaaaaataacgttgaaatttgtgctccataaccaaaaagaaaatactcttttttttggttgaaaaagaaagtactcttgctacaacatgaaaataaagtatcAATTTCattgaaataaaaagaaatactttttctacatcatgaaaagaaaatactcattttgttgaaattaaaaaaaaaatactttttatatatcatgaaaagaaaatattttttttgttgaaatgaatatCAAGTTAGTAAGAAAAAAAACGGAGCGGTCGTGattattttgtaaaaatttccAACCCTACTGAACTTGTGGTTATGGAAAATCCATTGATTGTGGTCCGACCTTCTGTACAAGGATATTAACAACTGTTATCTCATATTTAATTAATTCACTTTGATCTTTCTTACTGTCAAGTCTCCATTCTCCTTTTGATTTCTTGTACACTTAACAAATTGTCACGTAtagttttttcaaataaatatattatattgatGCATTCCTACTGTACAGTTTGCGTTCCCTTCTTCCCAAAGGCACTCATGCGCGACTGTCATTCTCTTTTTCTATATATTCCATACTATATATTTTACGCAAATTTGACGTGAGCGAAACATGAAAATACTGGTTATATATAAGGAAGCATGTCGTAGATCCGAATAATAGATTTTAAAGTTGTGCAGTTCTAGAAAGACTTTGCGTGAACTATGGcatatgaaataaataattaagtagcTATTCCAACCCTCTATGTATTCTTCACAAAACATTCATGTGTATATAGGCAATCAAGTGCCGTTGTTGAATATATAGAGAAACTTAAACTTGCATAATTGCATTCGCCtaaaagtttgacttttatgttcCGTCCAAGTTCAttctttttagctttgatttttctttttgctattattattattattattattattataaatggTTCTAGCTGTGGTATTAGGCCATACGATTATCTAGCTACATCATCTACAGGTTTTAGTAGCACCACCTTGCACTATTATCTTGACTAGTCTGCAAGTCCAGCCAACCCATTACATTATCACAAACCAAAATTTCCAACAAATTAAACCACGTAATCAGTAACTTAACAACGACGGTGCCCCATTTTTACCCTATAAATGCCCTCCTAATTAGTCCCTCATAAACACCAAACCATTGAAATCTAGCCACTATCACTTGCCACGCTTTATTACTCACCAAAATGAGTACTCTCATTTTCATTCTCTTTACCCTCTTCTTCACATATGCCAATGCAGCTACCATTATAGTTCGTAACAATTGTCCCTACACGGTTTGGGCTGCCGGAGTCCCCGCAGGAGGTGGCAAACGCCTCGACCGTGGCCAAACATGGACGATAAACACCCCTCCGGGGACTAAACAAGCCCGAGTTTGGGCCCGAACCGGATGCAACTTCGATGCATCCGGCAAGGGAAAATGCCAAACAGGAGATTGTAATGGTCTCCTTGAATGCAAAGCCTTTGGTGCACCCCCAAATACACTGGCTGAATTTGCACTAAATCAATTTGCAAACAAAGATTTTTTCGATATATCCCTTGTTGATGGCTTCAATGTTCCAATGGAATTTAGTCCTACTTCCAATGGGTGCACCCGTGGCATAACATGCAAAGCTGATATTAATGGACAATGTCCTAAAGAATTGAAAGCTCCAGGAGGTTGTAATAATCCTTGTACTGTGTTCAAGACCGATCAATACTGCTGTAACTCCGGCAACTGTGGACCGACGAATTTTTCGAGGTTTTTTAAGCAGAGGTGTCCTGATGCATATAGTTACCCTAAGGATGATCAAACTAGTACCTTCACTTGTCCTGCTGGTACAAACTATAAGGTTGTGTTTTGTCCTTGAATGGATTAAAATTTCATGCGGTTGTAATATTAGTATAATTTAGCTATCTACTTTTGTATTTGGATAAAGCAAATTTATCCTCCTAGCTAGGAGGTTTAATTACTACAAGCCAAGGAAAATAAAGAACATCTTTATGATGGGGTTGTTCGGTTGATTACCATGCTTTTATCAAATATCGTTTGTATTGGAATTGCTCCAAGTTGCATTACTGGCAAATTCACTCTTTAGTTGTTCTATTTGTTTAATCAGATATGGTTTGTTTGAAATCTTGATCCTGCTTCAATTTTATTTAACTATTCCGATTTTTTGGTtaatatttatttgttaaaaagaaaatgGTAATCCTTTCACATGATTATGTACACGATTAATAATGTGGCCCCAGAATTTCTTGCTAAGCTTTGTGTTtgacaaaaaaatataaactttCGGTTTATTGGCCCAAGTAAAagttagttttgaagactgacaatgAAACTCGGACATGAACCAGATACATCCTAGTGAAGCATAGATATGCTCAACTCaagcatgtgagatgcacgtgaaagagataaacctaacttatcagaagtaatatctcctgatcataatcgaaaaggttgcataatggATAAGGAAAaagactccttactcaaagagatcacgatttaagagaaagatggagttagaggttgagatcaactagaactcttccaccaaggaagagtaacatcagaattctagtcaatctctatttactaactctataaatatcagtgttgttctcttttataggtaaCGCATATAAGTAGAAGTTAAtcatgaattgagagcaaaatagcaaggcaattttgtaAGCAATTtgtgtgtgattcaagcgtgcaaacctgaagctacatgaaccagatagaagaaccagttccaagtgactgtcttttattctagttcaattatagtatgtgttttcatattgtaccttttagtttatctagaagcaattgtattaggtactcagaattttcaagttagagttaacttgaagttgtcgcaacagttgaggctgtgtgctacaATGAGATTAGAGTTAGTCTTAGGTTTACAAAAAAGTTTTTGTAAAtgtagtttttggctcagtgattttagtggagagtttgggaaaatcctactggaaagtagttcgtgattttttcaccttttgagccaggtgttttccgcataaaatctttgtgttctttaatttctgtacttattattctgcaacagtagtagttggaacacatagaagaaccaggtccttccataatcagtttaagtGAAAAATTGGTCACCACATAAATCACccccttgtgtggtattgaagtctaaaatattaattagtATCAGAgtaggttatccttgaagaggctaacaccttaggaacagatcaagatgagtgAACCACCTGAAAACTAGGAAGAACAATCCATTGCAAGACCTTCACTCTccaatggccagtactactcgtggtggaaaaacaggatgagagatcgTATCATCGGAGAGGATTATGAACTATGGGACATTGTTACTGATGGTCCCTTGGCCACCATGAAGAAGAATGTTGAAcgagtggatgtgccaaagactaGAGCTGACTGCAATTGTAAGGACTTGAAGAAGTGGGAAaagaatgctaaggccaagaaatggcttgtgtgtggaattggtccagacgagtacaaccGAATTCAAAGCTTTACTATGGCTAAGAAAATTTGGGACACTCTTCAAGTGGCTCACGAAGTAACTCCTCAAGTGAAGAGAGCAAGAGGAACACTGTTGTactctcaatatgagaatttcactatgaaggaaggagaaaccatccaaaagatgtatacaaggttcacaacactaacaaatgaacttaagtctcttggaaggattatcgttgaagaagacaaggttgagaaaattttgacaagggTTTTGCCAgtcacttgggaaagcaaaatcactgctctTCAAGAATCAAAAAACATTGCCACTCTCAAGTTGGAcgagctaattggaaatctcattgcctatgaacttagaaggaAAATTATGAAGATGGATGCActcaagaaggaaaggagcctggCTCTTAGAATCGCTGAAGGTGCATATCCAGATGAGGATGAAATGACTATGATCATAAAGGATTTCAAGAAGTatctaatgagaggaaagggttcttgaAGAGGTGAAACTTACAACAAACCAAGAGTACTTGAAAATATACCAACGAGGGCTattacaaatgtggtaagactgaccaTATGATCAAAAACTATCCTCAATGGGAAAttaaatggaagaaggaaagggctgaacgaagaaataggaagaaggaacatgttcatcccaagaagaacaaatgatcaacaaaggctatggttgctacttGGGGAGAGAACTCagatgaggattcagaagatgGAGATGGAGACGAACAAGTACTTATAGCCATTGGAGAATCAGATGCTGAACCTGAGGTAAGTGTGATTCATCTCAAatacaagattaaatttttgtctaaagaaaggctatctgagttattgttagatttcattgatgaatctgaggtcataaacaatgaaaaggaacaacTGTCTAAGGAATGTGTAATCTTGAAAGCTAAGTACAAAAATCTGGAACTCGgggctagtgaaagtgatagtaaaaatgttgagttgacgaaccaggttcttgaacttggcaccactgtgccagagcttagatctgaaaatttaaaactgaaattaggaacaggtaaaaagaaagctgattacacacatctcaccttagaagaaaatctaggaaaaatgaaggatgagctaTACCAAAgggatgagcagataagagtcctaaaaGAAGATCTAAGCAAGGTTAAACATGAACTAGACAAAACTTGTAAATGAAATAAGTCCTCTGATGCACTATCATAActacaagaacaccatagtagtaataaaagaggacttggctatggatCCCTGCACCTAAGTGGTATCCTAAATCAAATACATCACACTTTCTGAGAACAAAATCCgcacacactgtggtaagacTAGTCACTACAAaagtgaatgtaatgcaaaagcaAAGGCtagccaaaagaacaaaacttttgttTAAGGGAAGAATAGGCTGCCAGGATGGGCTAAAAATATTTAATtcacccttttgcctatagaaagggacccaaactagtttgggttcctaagactaacccttcCTTTTACAGGTCTAAGTaaaggggagcagccaaatatggtacatggatagtggctgctcaaagcatatgactggaagcaagaaccagttcctttcacttgaggacctaaaataaggtaatgtctcctttgtaAATAGTAAGAAAagtgagattattggggttggaaaggtaggtaatacatactcacattccattgagaatgtctacttgatagatgactTGAAATATAACC includes the following:
- the LOC107814286 gene encoding thaumatin-like protein, whose translation is MSTLIFILFTLFFTYANAATIIVRNNCPYTVWAAGVPAGGGKRLDRGQTWTINTPPGTKQARVWARTGCNFDASGKGKCQTGDCNGLLECKAFGAPPNTLAEFALNQFANKDFFDISLVDGFNVPMEFSPTSNGCTRGITCKADINGQCPKELKAPGGCNNPCTVFKTDQYCCNSGNCGPTNFSRFFKQRCPDAYSYPKDDQTSTFTCPAGTNYKVVFCP